The following proteins are encoded in a genomic region of Glycine max cultivar Williams 82 chromosome 18, Glycine_max_v4.0, whole genome shotgun sequence:
- the CRK61 gene encoding cysteine-rich receptor-like protein kinase 7: MASSNSFNLLFLYIFFNFTTTKAQVSPIIMYPFCQDTTTNTTYQANLKTLLSSLVSNAIFNRFYNDTIQNTVFGLFMCRGDVSHILCQQCVQNATNKLSSYPQCSVSKQAVTYYDECMVRYSNASFFSTLTTEPSVREFNKANISSNETIFTSLLSDTMNQTIHAATNPMTWGSNYYAARHANVSDIQTLYCVAQCTMDLSRQDCATCLANATTTLLLLYEEKQGGRVLYPSCNVRFELYPFYQETKNSLDSNGLGGLVPETRYEYPLSDPKYSGYISHNCSSNLAILQNDDVSFKPYTNLTTLFSYLISNATDGAEFQMQVGNLYGLFMCRGDVDNRAVCGECVRNASERVVSECRFANEGVIWFEYCLVRFSDRDFFSVVERNPRFQKLNVTNHDERDDENSFTSTVSNKLAWMESQTGGSGSRYRNATVALNQIQTLYIVAQCTRDLSSDDCEVCLSDVVSAIPWRRLGSVGGRVLYPSCFLRFEQFQFLNHWMAPSLSPSPLPPSPPSTPQRPEIRSSSRTTVSIVVPVIIISVILFSFGCYFIRTKAKNYKTILKENFGAESTNVEPLQFDLVIIKAATNNFSDENKIGKGGFGEVYKGILTDGRHIAVKRLSKTSRQGAQEFRNEVLLIAKLQHRNLVEFIGFCLDEEEKILIYEYVSNKSLDYFLFGTQLQKVFNWSERYTIIGGIARGILYLHEYSRLKVIHRDLKPSNILLDENMNPKISDFGLARIVEIDQQEGSTNRIIGTYGYMSPEYAMFGQFSEKSDVYSFGVMILEIITGRKNVGSYESYGVVDGLLSFVWRQWTDQTPLNILDPKLRGDYSKIEVIKCIQIGLLCVQENPDARPSMLAIASYLSNHSIELPPPLEPAIFILNSKMNPQIVTHESSSSQSAKNSTPLSINEMTISDFYPR, from the exons ATGGCTTCTTCTAATTCCTTCAATCTTCTCTTCCTCTACATCTTCTTCAATTTCACAACCACCAAAGCACAAGTCTCTCCCATCATCATGTACCCATTTTGCCAAGACACCACCACCAACACCACTTACCAAGCAAACCTCAAGACCCTCTTGTCTTCCTTGGTTTCAAACGCCATTTTCAACAGATTCTACAACGACACAATCCAAAACACAGTCTTCGGCCTATTCATGTGCAGAGGCGACGTGTCCCACATACTCTGCCAACAATGCGTCCAAAACGCGACCAACAAACTATCCTCGTACCCACAATGCTCCGTCTCCAAACAAGCCGTAACCTACTACGACGAGTGCATGGTTCGCTACTCCAACGCCTCGTTCTTCTCCACCCTCACCACCGAACCCAGCGTACGCGAATTCAACAAAGCCAACATCTCCAGCAACGAAACCATCTTCACGAGCCTCTTATCCGACACCATGAACCAAACCATACACGCAGCAACAAATCCCATGACATGGGGCAGTAACTACTACGCCGCCAGACACGCGAACGTGTCGGACATTCAGACGCTCTACTGTGTGGCGCAGTGCACCATGGACCTCTCGCGTCAAGATTGCGCCACCTGTCTCGCCAACGCAACAACCACGCTTCTGTTGTTATACGAGGAGAAACAAGGAGGAAGAGTTTTGTACCCTAGCTGCAACGTTAGGTTTGAACTATACCCTTTCTATCAAGAAACCAAAAATAGCTTAGATTCTAACGGATTAGGTGGACTCGTTCCCGAAACCAGATATGAATATCCACTTTCAGATCCAAAATATTCTGGATACATTTCCCATAACTGTTCCTCAAACCTTGCCATTCTTCAAAACGATGACGTTTCATTCAAACCATACACAAACCTCACGactcttttttcttacttgatTTCTAATGCCACCGACGGCGCTGAATTTCAAATGCAAGTTGGGAATCTGTATGGCTTGTTCATGTGTCGCGGTGACGTGGATAACCGTGCCGTTTGTGGAGAATGCGTGCGAAACGCGTCGGAGAGGGTGGTCTCGGAGTGTCGTTTTGCCAACGAGGGTGTGATTTGGTTCGAGTACTGTTTGGTTCGGTTTTCGGATCGGGATTTTTTCTCCGTAGTGGAGAGGAATCCGAGGTTTCAGAAGTTGAACGTGACGAACCATGACGAGCGGGATGATGAAAACTCGTTTACTTCTACGGTTTCGAATAAGTTGGCTTGGATGGAGAGCCAAACAGGAGGTAGTGGTTCCAGGTACCGGAATGCGACGGTGGCGTTGAACCAGATCCAAACGCTTTATATTGTGGCTCAGTGCACGCGAGATCTTTCCAGCGACGATTGTGAAGTGTGCTTAAGTGATGTGGTATCGGCGATTCCTTGGCGTCGTTTGGGGAGCGTTGGTGGAAGAGTTCTGTACCCTAGCTGTTTTCTCAGGTTTGAACAGTTTCAGTTTTTGAACCATTGGATGGCCCCATCGCTGTCTCCGTCGCCGCTGCCGCCTTCGCCGCCGTCTACCCCGCAACGTCCAG AAATAAGAAGTTCGTCACGAACAACTGTCTCTATTGTTGTTCCCGTCATTATCATTTCGGTGATACTCTTCTCTTTTGGATGCTACTTCATACGTACAAAAGCAAAGAATTACAAGACCATTCTCAAAGAAAATT TTGGAGCTGAAAGTACTAATGTAGAGCCATTGCAATTTGATTTGGTTATAATCAAAGCAGCAACAAACAACTTTTCAGATGAGAATAAGATTGGCAAAGGTGGATTTGGTGAAGTTTACAAG ggCATTCTTACTGATGGAAGACATATTGCGGTAAAAAGACTGTCAAAAACTTCTAGGCAAGGTGCACAAGAGTTCAGAAATGAGGTTTTATTAATAGCGAAGCTTCAACATAGAAATCTCGTGGAATTCATTGGATTTTGTctagatgaagaagaaaaaatacttatatatgaATACGTGTCAAACAAGAGTTTGGATTACTTCTTATTTG GTACTCAATTGCAAAAGGTATTCAATTGGTCGGAGCGTTACACAATTATAGGAGGAATTGCTCGAGGAATTCTTTATTTACATGAATATTCTCGACTTAAAGTTATACATCGTGATCTTAAACCtagtaatatattattagacGAAAATATGAACCCAAAAATTTCCGATTTTGGTCTTGCTAGAATTGTTGAAATAGATCAACAAGAAGGAAGTACAAACAGAATTATTGGAACATA tgGGTATATGTCTCCAGAGTATGCAATGTTTGGACAATTTTCTGAGAAATCAGATGTTTACAGTTTTGGAGTTATGATTTTGGAGATTATCACCGGAAGAAAGAATGTGGGTTCTTATGAATCATATGGTGTTGTTGATGGTCTTCTAAGTTTT GTTTGGAGACAATGGACGGACCAAACACCGCTGAACATATTAGACCCAAAATTGAGAGGAGATTATTCCAAAATTGAAGTCATTAAGTGCATTCAAATTGGTTTATTATGTGTTCAAGAAAATCCGGATGCTAGACCTTCAATGTTGGCAATTGCTTCATATCTTAGCAATCACTCAATTGAATTGCCACCTCCACTAGAACCAGCAATCTTTATCTTGAATAGTAAAATGAATCCACAGATAGTTACACATGAATCAAGTTCCAGTCAATCTGCCAAGAATTCCACTCCATTATCAATCAATGAAATGACTATAAGTGACTTCTATCCTCGGTAg